A section of the Osmia lignaria lignaria isolate PbOS001 chromosome 3, iyOsmLign1, whole genome shotgun sequence genome encodes:
- the osp gene encoding myosin phosphatase Rho interacting protein outspread isoform X5 produces MSGGTAGVRGTGAECRKFAPNIFNKSKCSSCFKQKEEHSAEALECNRATRKISKCGYLFVAPGWDFSNPLNRTKRWQRRWFVLYDDGELTYSVDEHPETVPQARIDMTRVLEVAAAEDITGHPYSLAITSPEGVTFVKGTCREETRWWADVLQVYSRNKGRHKRNATFPGGQTTILQVTPTIRSNTPNPPRPRFNSCRSEPRSNTWIPESSVSTDLCPSVFSSTPSLVTNSVVTTVSSGNMSNGASTESNNDRRTNNSSPLRTSAPLENGGSSYLSSVSSTSPMNGNVASAVYSTTSTGNISTTTTNSSSLTEKPPIVPNEGRSSYRDQPASSASPPTRDKLRAEDKARRRMNQHGERTSIGSGTACSSEKLDDDACRRILLEHEREREGKLRDIAASLTQPRARRIKPRTSEPTRDVVDAANAAYQDKFIRGDPDGCGLDISGIRYSPTSELRVDLPAEDLLNIKKGWLMKQALNKEWNKHWFVLRGCGLMYYRDPCAEDKGIMDGVIDLNTVTAVTPLQVARNYGFQTVAWDDRGSTVLSAVTAGIRDSWMTAIRRAANLPDPDSNVDSLTVCQDSQQDNTPQSPTASITDRERDSVVPSTSVTPRSVLFSSDEEYRTASEGGRRESGDWSEVAVSPPLVRNGDWASGLKSSSWSDSANHEWSELPPSPPLTRTALSRVKARSRSSSRSRVYKRSRSSPPSSRRSTLDSVRSEDLMMACCELGEDEEQSNGHLQSNSCLSSGNENPLIVELLENQVSLLRGQLDQNESHPSTLLVIIERQENEIESLKSQLNAARADVASAEKELSRLRQQKAEASIREKQVEELLGTIQRTEQQRNKDMDDLEKMKKIYNRDKEVLECKLLETEAILRETSERCEMLTKELASSHRTVEHLQTEIASLSNRLSQGIEENDRLYTKVRELEEKGGLSASRERGRSFDSLSDLTNIELDLDLNSLDKERIMEEYEELRSRFEKAIQEIRAMRKELREAHAMQDALELEIFAHKQDAISVNETNQAQIQLMAARIQDLTNKLAASEKQVRTLKQKLTKAESRDKRRSLSLKGRESFQISQEMEDKLVDLENKICAIERGKSIVGTPVSTGSSSKESSPNPKKEKRRDIKNLDRSRLRRKSLDSATSSEPMKVLIRLSTLETKVANVTENMASDAEKDSSECSEVSGSSTSEVSLEIIARLKKLERVVSKSKRRLEKCLGSTQAEDKAEKCLREVNDILDSCLECKKNQASAQATESIGVVVSRLETILKDKFTELTKRRQTMAQNGQLDEREKMKLIAERVAFEFIVLRQIKRAIGRTYDRSAVLSELVETSQLASSLMRKIHGTKPKTYQNTSYIQYLTKVLANKLVLVGGVNATETSNELSAARSESFNFLLQKQREVNEIVRRYKETKLSQLAEALAVETLSMSDKEDLGKQQVSNSSKKLLEDRRIREAWALAQETVSKELVQAEVSHVIMRCGQMYEQNVTSISDVCLNFDAAENVTLESWIDASQARLRQEIDLSTRELSDAYEDCLRLLKRNKSTVESKYESRQLLTDYADVIAHKALIDARIGLLQENTRQLTSFPGETFVSSLIRNDDLLSCLFADDYDFQSNPILDAEYSYLYQQFSKECEDRISGKRGSKEQLKNVGQSLLSLEDDLMELSKRVREKSCENVADSNIVWPKTITVTDWSNVCDKCSQLREQIKKLSEYMNRVTCKQCEQLQETIQRITAEHKEELESLKRNQERDLMDIKGELDNQRQSLTSQYEQEAASLREKARKLEHRLNAMDSEHSAHVNELRAAYQRSMSAELDTDAETRKRYKEEIKQLRALCEKGLLAMENSHRRIISEMEEKHRQELENLRVEKEQALSEETQATLAALDAMRKAHEHEVQKEIAKFKQEFIKQMQAREDIGVLHKEHEEEMEEIKQEILSLSAKYSSKCVESAALEEKVGSLTKQLAQAQQHIMQLDVRNKQLRAHLVLETNDGAINDTMQMLRGKENDIAEPREDIHRLQQLKRKRKKEKETNEGNEIMVFRQLFDTKGGTAEMRVDSAGSRWQDNNKNEKQQQHAEAFLRANNPHTSRFTPEPSALSVAGPFSSLPIKTKLMRSPAVRWSSRSCRSLPPTPTPNYHHPLHPPLPAVGMVAERKKRFEL; encoded by the exons CCGGAAACGGTACCTCAAGCGAGGATCGACATGACCCGGGTGTTAGAGGTCGCCGCTGCGGAGGACATCACTGGACATCCTTACAGCCTGGCGATCACCTCGCCGGAAGGTGTTACCTTCGTGAAAGGCACGTGCCGAGAGGAAACCAGGTGGTGGGCCGACGTGCTTCAAGTCTACTCGAGGAATAAG GGTCGGCATAAACGGAATGCCACGTTCCCTGGTGGACAGACTACAATTCTTCAGGTCACTCCAACCATCCGAA GCAATACTCCGAATCCACCGAGACCACGTTTCAACAGTTGTCGCTCGGAGCCCCGAAGCAACACGTGGATACCGGAATCGAGCGTCTCGACGGACCTCTGTCCTTCCGTTTTCTCCTCGACACCGTCCCTGGTGACGAACAGCGTGGTAACAACAGTGAGCAGCGGGAACATGAGCAACGGTGCTAGCACAGAATCCAACAACGATCGTCGAACGAATAATTCGTCGCCTCTGAGGACCTCTGCACCCTTGGAGAACGGTGGCTCCTCTTATCTCTCCTCCGTTTCTTCGACTTCTCCTATGAACGGAAACGTGGCCAGCGCTGTTTATTCCACCACGTCGACCGGTAATatctccaccaccaccaccaacaGCTCGTCGTTAACGGAGAAGCCTCCGATCGTTCCCAACGAGGGTAGATCCAGCTACAGGGATCAACCGGCCAGCAGCGCGTCCCCTCCGACCAGGGACAAACTGAGAGCAGAGGACAAGGCCAGGCGTAGGATGAATCAGCATGGGGAACGAACGAGTATCGGCAGCGGGACCGCCTGTTCCAGCGAGAAACTAG ACGACGACGCCTGTCGAAGAATACTTTTGGAGcacgagagggaaagagaaggaaaactgCGAGACATCGCGGCTTCTTTGACCCAGCCACGCGCGAGGAGGATCAAGCCTAGAACTTCCGAACCGACTAGAGACGTGGTTGACGCAGCAAACGCAGCTTACCAGGATAAATTc ATCAGAGGAGATCCCGATGGATGCGGCCTAGATATTTCAGGTATCAGGTACTCTCCTACCTCTGAATTAAGGGTAGATTTACCCGCGGAGGATTTGTTGAACATCAAGAAAGGATGGTTGATGAAGCAGGCGCTGAACAAG GAATGGAACAAGCACTGGTTCGTATTGCGAGGCTGCGGTCTCATGTACTACCGGGATCCTTGCGCGGAAGATAAGGGTATCATGGACGGCGTGATAGATCTGAATACCGTTACCGCCGTTACGCCCCTTCAGGTCGCAAGAAATTATGGATTCCAGACTGTG GCGTGGGACGATCGAGGGTCTACCGTGCTGTCCGCGGTGACGGCTGGTATACGAGATAGCTGGATGACGGCAATTCGAAGGGCTGCCAATTTGCCTGATCCAGATAGTAACGTTGATTCTCTAACGGTTTGTCAGGACAGTCAACAGGATAACACTCCACAATCACCGACCGC ATCCATCACAGATCGCGAGAGGGACTCGGTCGTACCCTCGACCTCCGTTACACCACGTTCCGTTCTCTTTTCCTCCGACGAGGAGTACAGAACGGCGTCAGAGGGTGGCAGAAGAGAGTCGGGCGACTGGTCGGAAGTGGCAGTTTCGCCGCCGTTAGTGAGGAACGGTGACTGGGCCAGCGGATTAAAGAGTTCCAGCTGGTCGGATTCCGCGAACCACGAATGGTCGGAGCTGCCCCCGTCGCCACCTTTGACGAGAACCGCGTTGTCGCGGGTGAAAGCCAGATCCAGATCGAGTTCGAGGTCCAGGGTGTACAAGAGAAGTCGCAGCTCTCCACCGAGTTCCAGGAGAAGCACCTTGGACAGCGTGAGGTCGGAGGACCTGATGATGGCATGCTGCGAACTCGGAGAAGACGAGGAGCAGAGCAACGGTCATCTGCAGAGCAACAGCTGTCTATCGAGCGGCAACGAGAATCCTTTGATCGTCGAACTGTTGGAGAACCAGGTGTCTTTGCTACGCGGTCAGCTGGATCAGAATGAATCGCACCCAAGCACGCTACTAGTCATTATCGAGCGTCAGGAGAACGAGATCGAGAGTCTAAAATCGCAGTTGAACGCCGCGCGAGCCGACGTCGCGAGCGCTGAGAAAGAGTTGTCCAGGTTGAGGCAACAGAAGGCTGAGGCCTCCATCAGGGAGAAACAGGTGGAGGAATTGTTAGGCACGATTCAGAGGACGGAACAGCAGAGGAACAAGGACATGGACGATCtggagaagatgaagaagatatACAACAGGGATAAAGAGGTGCTGGAGTGCAAGTTATTGGAGACGGAAGCAATCCTCAGGGAGACCAGCGAACGGTGTGAAATGCTGACGAAAGAACTCGCGTCCAGTCACAGGACCGTCGAGCATCTGCAGACTGAGATTGCTTCCTTGAGCAATAGACTGTCGCAAG GAATCGAGGAGAACGATCGTTTGTACACCAAGGTCAGAGAGTTGGAAGAGAAGGGAGGACTATCAGCTTCGAGAGAACGTGGAAGGAGCTTCGACTCGCTCAGCGACTTGACGAACATCGAGCTGGATCTGGACTTGAATTCGTTGGATAAAGAAAG GATTATGGAAGAGTACGAGGAGCTTCGAAGTCGTTTCGAGAAGGCTATCCAAGAGATCCGCGCGATGCGCAAGGAACTTCGGGAAGCGCACGCGATGCAGGACGCGTTGGAGCTGGAGATCTTTGCGCATAAACAGGACGCGATCAGCGTGAACGAGACGAATCAAGCTCAGATACAGCTGATGGCGGCGAGGATTCAAGATCTGACGAATAAACTAGCTGCCAGTGAGAAGCAAGTGAGAACGCTGAAGCAGAAGCTGACGAAAGCCGAGAGCAGAGACAAGAGGAGATCGTTGTCGTTGAAGGGTCGCGAGTCCTTTCAGATCTCTCAGGAGATGGAGGACAAGCTGGTGGACCTGGAGAACAAAATCTGCGCGATCGAACGTGGTAAGAGCATCGTTGGCACGCCCGTGTCGACCGGTAGCAGCTCGAAGGAATCGAGTCCTAATCcaaagaaagagaagaggagagaCATTAAGAACCTGGATCGTAGCAGGCTACGAAGAAAGTCGTTGGATAGCGCGACCAGTTCTGAACCAATGAAAGTGTTGATCAGATTGAGCACGTTGGAAACGAAGGTGGCAAACGTGACGGAGAACATGGCCAGCGACGCTGAGAAGGATTCCAGCGAGTGCAGCGAAGTGAGCGGATCGTCTACCAGCGAGGTATCGTTGGAGATCATAGCGAGGCTGAAGAAATTAGAGCGAGTAGTGTCAAAGTCGAAGAGGAGGCTGGAGAAGTGTTTAGGTTCGACGCAGGCGGAGGACAAAGCGGAAAAGTGTTTGCGCGAGGTGAACGACATCCTGGACTCGTGTTTAGAATGTAAGAAAAATCAAGCTAGCGCTCAAGCGACCGAGTCAATAGGCGTAGTGGTATCTAGACTAGAGACTATACTTAAAGATAAATTCACCGAACTCACGAAGAGGCGGCAGACGATGGCGCAGAACGGTCAGCTGGACGAGAGAGAGAAGATGAAGCTGATCGCCGAGAGGGTGGCGTTCGAGTTTATCGTTCTGAGGCAGATCAAACGAGCGATCGGTCGTACGTACGATAGGAGTGCCGTTCTCAGTGAATTGGTCGAAACTAGTCAGCTTGCCTCAAGCTTAATGCGTAAGATTCACGGAACTAAGCCCAAAACGTACCAAAACACCAGTTACATTCAGTATCTTACTAAAGTGTTAGCGAATAAGTTAGTACTAGTAGGCGGCGTGAACGCGACAGAAACGTCGAACGAACTTTCCGCTGCTCGTAGCGAGAGTTTCAACTTCTTGCTGCAGAAGCAACGCGAGGTGAACGAGATCGTGCGGCGATACAAAGAGACGAAACTTAGCCAGCTCGCCGAGGCACTGGCCGTTGAAACGTTGAGCATGTCCGACAAGGAGGATCTCGGGAAACAACAGGTGAGCAATTCGAGCAAAAAGTTGCTGGAAGATCGACGTATTCGCGAGGCTTGGGCGTTGGCCCAAGAGACGGTCAGCAAGGAGCTCGTTCAGGCGGAAGTGTCGCACGTGATCATGCGTTGCGGTCAGATGTACGAGCAGAACGTCACCAGCATCAGCGACGTTTGCCTGAATTTCGACGCTGCGGAAAACGTCACGTTGGAGTCTTGGATAGACGCGAGCCAAGCGAGATTGCGACAAGAAATCGATCTTTCCACCCGCGAACTGTCGGACGCGTACGAAGATTGTCTTCGCCTGTTGAAGAGGAACAAGTCGACGGTAGAGAGCAAGTACGAATCGCGACAGCTGTTGACGGACTACGCGGACGTGATCGCGCACAAAGCTTTAATCGATGCCAGAATCGGCCTTCTTCAGGAGAACACCAGACAATTGACAAGCTTCCCTGGGGAGACTTTCGTATCTAGTCTAATCCGAAACGACGACCTTCTTTCCTGTCTGTTCGCGGACGATTACGATTTCCAAAGCAATCCGATTCTCGACGCCGAGTACAGTTACCTTTACCAACAATTTAGCAAGGAGTGCGAGGATAGGATATCCGGCAAGCGTGGCTCGAAGGAACAGTTGAAGAACGTCGGTCAGAGTTTGCTCAGCTTGGAGGATGATCTGATGGAGTTGAGCAAACGCGTACGAGAGAAATCGTGCGAGAACGTTGCCGATAGCAATATCGTTTGGCCAAAAACGATCACCGTCACCGATTGGTCGAACGTCTGCGACAAGTGTTCGCAGTTGCGCGAGCAAATCAAGAAGCTAAGCGAGTACATGAATCGCGTTACTTGCAAACAGTGCGAACAGTTGCAAGAGACCATTCAGAGGATAACCGCGGAGCACAAGGAGGAACTGGAGAGCCTGAAACGCAACCAGGAACGGGATCTGATGGACATCAAGGGAGAGCTAGACAACCAGAGGCAATCTTTAACCTCCCAATACGAGCAAGAGGCTGCCAGTCTCCGAGAGAAGGCGAGAAAATTGGAACACCGACTGAACGCCATGGATTCCGAGCATTCCGCTCACGTGAACGAACTGAGGGCCGCCTATCAGAGATCCATGAGCGCGGAACTGGACACCGATGCGGAGACGAGAAAGAGATACAAGGAGGAGATCAAACAGCTGCGAGCCCTTTGCGAGAAAGGTTTGCTGGCGATGGAGAACTCTCACAGACGGATCATTTCGGAGATGGAAGAGAAACATCGACAGGAATTGGAGAACTTGAGGGTGGAGAAGGAACAAGCTTTATCAGAGGAGACTCAGGCTACTCTGGCGGCGTTGGATGCTATGAGAAAGGCGCACGAACACGAGGTGCAGAAGGAAATAGCCAAGTTCAAGCAGGAGTTCATCAAACAGATGCAAGCACGCGAGGACATTGGCGTGCTTCATAAGGAACACGA GgaagaaatggaagaaattAAGCAGGAGATACTTTCGTTATCAGCTAAATATTCCTCCAAGTGTGTAGAGTCTGCAGCCTTAGAAGAAAAAGTTGGTTCTCTTACAAAGCAGCTTGCCCAAGCGCAACAGCACATCATGCAACTGGACGTACGAAATAAACAACTAAGGGCTCATTTGGTGCTGGAAACGAACGATGGCGCGATCAACGACACCATGCAAATGTTAAGGGGCAAGGAGAACGATATAGCTGAACCGAGAGAGGATATCCACAGACTGCAACAATTGAAG agaaagagaaaaaaagaaaaggagacgaACGAAGGAAACGAGATAATGGTATTCCGACAATTATTTGACACGAAAGGTGGCACAGCAGAGATGCGAGTCGACAGCGCTGGCAGCCGGTGGCAGGACaacaacaaaaatgaaaagcaGCAACAACACGCGGAGGCATTCCTCCGTGCCAACAATCCTCACACGTCCCGCTTCACCCCGGAACCCTCAGCTCTCTCCGTTGCAGGTCCGTTCTCTTCTTTGCCAATTAAGACAA AGCTGATGAGGTCTCCAGCAGTGAGGTGGTCCAGCAGAAGTTGTCGCAGTTTGCCTCCAACACCTACGCCTAATTACCATCACCCGCTCCACCCCCCACTGCCAGCGGTGGGCATGGTCGCCGAGAGGAAGAAGCGTTTTGAACTCTAA